The proteins below are encoded in one region of Gammaproteobacteria bacterium:
- a CDS encoding DUF433 domain-containing protein has product MWSCSRRLTRRRGCASSGSAHLLLRRLSARHPSLPRVEGRRGRGARRSWQPRHQAWAASVLRKLSEGASEADLLDAYAWLTREDIQAALVFAADTLAHEETVLLDAVASGDR; this is encoded by the coding sequence ATGTGGTCCTGCAGCCGGAGGCTCACTCGGAGACGGGGCTGCGCGTCTTCGGGCTCGGCGCACCTTCTGCTCCGGCGTCTGTCAGCGCGGCACCCGAGCCTTCCGCGCGTTGAGGGGCGCCGGGGGCGAGGGGCGAGACGCTCGTGGCAGCCCCGCCATCAGGCGTGGGCCGCCAGCGTCTTGCGCAAGCTCTCCGAAGGGGCAAGCGAGGCGGATCTGCTCGATGCCTACGCGTGGCTCACGCGCGAGGACATTCAGGCGGCCCTGGTATTCGCGGCCGACACCCTGGCCCACGAGGAAACGGTCCTGCTCGACGCGGTAGCCTCCGGTGACCGGTGA
- a CDS encoding transporter: protein MKTFLYNLPACLLIALFSISPASATAEETARPAPRAFGGVGAAWGPAGEGVPVGKFSALLNYTHAETDGIRLRDDELNDNVKLTKNVGVVKFRYGIAPGLDIRSATPIYDVKKEVRATNDTDHYGLIGDTAVALHKVVMNQAEGAPFSLAFDAGVILPTADGGKNNNDYTGNQAWGAGGGVGLTYFLGANRFDQELYYYTFTDGEHDYRKPNMFRGLTGWAYALSNAFDVGVESHLGWDGESERFDRKQNDARWEWYVGPKVVFKNQPTGTVIGVLVTLPVYRDYDSPTPSDGYRFEVKLVKVF, encoded by the coding sequence ATGAAGACGTTTCTTTACAACCTGCCCGCCTGTTTGCTCATCGCCCTCTTCTCGATAAGCCCCGCGTCGGCGACGGCCGAGGAGACGGCTCGACCGGCGCCCAGGGCCTTCGGCGGCGTCGGCGCCGCCTGGGGTCCCGCCGGCGAGGGGGTGCCGGTCGGCAAATTCTCTGCGCTTCTCAATTACACCCATGCGGAAACCGACGGCATCCGGCTCCGTGACGATGAGCTTAACGACAACGTCAAGCTGACCAAGAACGTCGGGGTGGTCAAGTTCCGCTATGGTATTGCCCCGGGCTTGGATATCCGCAGCGCCACCCCGATCTACGATGTTAAAAAAGAGGTGCGCGCCACCAACGACACCGACCACTACGGTTTGATCGGCGATACCGCCGTCGCTCTGCACAAGGTGGTTATGAACCAGGCCGAAGGGGCCCCCTTCAGCCTCGCCTTCGATGCCGGCGTCATCCTGCCGACGGCGGACGGCGGGAAGAACAACAACGACTACACCGGAAACCAGGCCTGGGGCGCGGGGGGCGGGGTCGGCCTCACCTACTTCCTGGGGGCGAATCGTTTCGATCAGGAGTTGTACTACTACACCTTTACCGACGGTGAACACGATTACCGGAAGCCGAACATGTTCCGGGGCCTTACCGGCTGGGCCTACGCCCTGAGCAACGCGTTCGATGTCGGCGTGGAGTCGCATCTGGGCTGGGACGGCGAAAGTGAACGGTTCGACCGAAAGCAGAACGATGCCCGCTGGGAATGGTATGTCGGCCCCAAGGTCGTCTTCAAAAATCAGCCGACGGGCACCGTCATCGGCGTGCTGGTCACCCTGCCCGTCTACCGTGACTACGACAGCCCAACCCCTTCCGACGGTTATCGTTTCGAGGTCAAGCTGGTCAAGGTGTTCTGA
- a CDS encoding restriction endonuclease, giving the protein MAKRRKTELLEDLLEIAAMLPWWVGLILAVVTYWPLHHYAAAEVSTSVAPGQVGQLVTGQFIRTLASVGQYLIPGALAVGAAVSFLGRRKRAALVTDLGGDPSGGTLRSMSWQDFELLVGELFRRRGYTVLETGGGGADGGVDLKLRKDNETFLVQCKQWRAYKVSVNVVRELLGAMVAEGAPGGFVVTSGVFTAEARDFARGRNIELIDGAGLSAMVGKVRRSSVTAQPSAGTGDASGPRCPVCGRPMVRRVARQGTKAGQAFWGCSSYPQCRGVRAIE; this is encoded by the coding sequence GTGGCGAAGAGGCGAAAGACGGAACTTCTCGAAGATCTCCTCGAGATCGCAGCGATGCTGCCTTGGTGGGTGGGGCTCATCCTGGCGGTGGTGACGTACTGGCCCCTGCACCATTACGCAGCCGCCGAGGTGTCGACGAGTGTGGCGCCGGGCCAAGTCGGTCAGCTTGTGACTGGCCAGTTCATAAGGACGCTCGCCTCGGTTGGGCAATACCTTATACCCGGTGCGCTCGCCGTCGGGGCGGCGGTGTCCTTCCTGGGGCGCCGTAAGCGGGCAGCCCTGGTCACCGACCTCGGGGGGGACCCCTCCGGCGGGACGTTGCGATCGATGTCATGGCAGGATTTCGAGCTGCTGGTCGGAGAGCTTTTTCGGCGACGGGGCTATACGGTGCTCGAGACCGGTGGGGGTGGCGCGGATGGCGGCGTCGACCTCAAGCTGCGCAAGGACAACGAGACCTTTCTTGTGCAGTGCAAGCAGTGGCGCGCCTACAAGGTCTCGGTGAACGTCGTGCGGGAGTTGCTGGGTGCGATGGTGGCCGAGGGGGCTCCGGGGGGCTTCGTGGTGACCTCGGGGGTCTTCACGGCAGAGGCGCGGGACTTCGCGAGGGGGCGCAACATCGAACTGATCGACGGCGCCGGGCTGAGCGCGATGGTCGGCAAGGTGCGGAGGAGCTCGGTGACCGCCCAGCCTTCAGCGGGAACGGGTGACGCAAGCGGGCCGCGATGCCCCGTGTGCGGCAGACCGATGGTCAGGCGCGTTGCCCGGCAGGGGACTAAGGCGGGTCAGGCCTTCTGGGGTTGCTCGAGCTACCCGCAGTGCCGCGGTGTCCGGGCGATCGAGTGA
- the mcrC gene encoding 5-methylcytosine-specific restriction endonuclease system specificity protein McrC: protein MEQGARELSSTFTDPREVRPLLRCRDSLCHAVEERQRRRLSLGYRPREAVTHRARGRIDVLRSEHHQLLERGLVACRFDELTIDTARNRFVRAALESVSRVVRRREVAHRCRALASGMKAMGVSGEAPTRAEMSTDRVGRNDAGDRVMVAAAKLAFDLALPTEAVGADVLPAADREETWVRRLFERAVGGFYDVALSPQGWRVLRGGTMGWQIEQKTAGIDKILPSMRTDVVLDHPSSARRIVIDTKFTSIVTGRWYRKEVLRSGYLYQIYAYLRSQVGRGDRLADCASGVLLHPAIGEAVDESVVIQGHQIRFATVDLKASPAEIRSRLLQLCAEGQLLPRS from the coding sequence TTGGAACAGGGGGCCCGAGAGCTGAGTTCGACATTCACCGACCCGAGGGAGGTACGTCCGTTATTGAGGTGTCGGGACTCGTTGTGCCATGCGGTGGAGGAGCGACAGCGTCGTCGCTTGAGTCTCGGTTACCGTCCTCGCGAGGCAGTGACCCATCGGGCGCGTGGCCGGATAGATGTATTGAGGAGCGAGCACCATCAGTTGCTGGAGCGGGGCTTGGTGGCGTGCCGGTTCGACGAGCTCACCATCGACACAGCCCGTAATCGCTTCGTGCGTGCAGCCCTGGAGTCAGTCTCCAGGGTCGTACGGAGGAGGGAGGTAGCCCATCGTTGCCGCGCACTTGCGAGTGGCATGAAGGCGATGGGTGTGTCGGGCGAGGCGCCGACCCGTGCCGAGATGAGCACAGACCGTGTGGGCCGCAACGATGCGGGCGACCGGGTGATGGTGGCAGCCGCGAAGCTTGCGTTCGATCTTGCGCTTCCCACGGAGGCGGTTGGCGCAGATGTCCTTCCGGCAGCCGATCGGGAGGAGACCTGGGTACGTCGCCTGTTTGAGCGCGCAGTGGGTGGTTTCTATGACGTGGCGTTGAGCCCGCAAGGGTGGCGGGTGCTGCGCGGCGGCACGATGGGCTGGCAGATTGAGCAGAAGACGGCGGGGATCGATAAGATCCTCCCGAGCATGCGAACGGATGTGGTGCTGGACCACCCCTCATCAGCACGTCGTATCGTCATTGACACCAAGTTCACGTCGATCGTGACAGGCCGCTGGTACCGCAAGGAAGTCCTTCGCAGCGGATACCTGTATCAGATATACGCCTATCTGCGGTCGCAGGTGGGGCGGGGGGACAGGCTTGCCGATTGTGCGAGTGGAGTGCTGCTGCATCCGGCGATTGGGGAGGCGGTTGATGAGAGTGTGGTGATCCAGGGACACCAGATTCGGTTTGCGACCGTGGACTTGAAGGCATCGCCTGCGGAGATACGGTCTCGTTTGCTGCAGCTTTGTGCGGAAGGACAATTGTTGCCCCGGTCATAG
- a CDS encoding universal stress protein, producing MFHRILVAVDGSDSALKAFEAAVDLARKYGSTLAVLAVSRPPEFAEDVETEAILEHSQSYYQGVLDALRARADTGDLVIRYEVAVGHPAEKILACAENDRIDLIVVGHRGKSFLQRWLVGSVTKHVINHAHCAVLVVR from the coding sequence ATGTTCCATCGAATTCTGGTCGCTGTGGACGGCTCGGACTCCGCCCTGAAGGCCTTCGAGGCCGCCGTCGACCTGGCGCGCAAGTATGGCTCGACCCTGGCCGTGCTGGCGGTCAGCCGGCCGCCGGAGTTCGCCGAGGACGTGGAGACCGAGGCGATCCTCGAGCACTCCCAGAGCTACTACCAGGGTGTGCTCGACGCCCTGCGGGCCCGCGCAGACACCGGCGACCTGGTGATCCGTTACGAGGTCGCGGTCGGCCACCCCGCGGAGAAGATCCTGGCCTGTGCGGAAAACGACCGGATCGACCTGATCGTGGTGGGCCACCGGGGCAAGTCCTTCCTGCAGCGTTGGCTGGTCGGCTCGGTGACCAAGCACGTGATCAACCACGCCCACTGCGCCGTGCTGGTGGTGCGGTAG
- a CDS encoding MFS transporter, which yields MIRSPTDRRPGLRGLPGTVWLIGLISLVNDSASELLYPLLPLYLSSVLMAGPRALGVIEGVAEATASLLKLFSGVMVDRTRRAKPWVVSGYGLAGLTRPLIAFVASWPWLLVLRFADRVGKGLRSSPRDALLAASVGPGQRGLAFGLHRAMDNAGAVIGPLLAALLLAAEMPLRDIFLWSALPGAVCLALALALREPRHEAAPAPVRFDWRLEDMPAAFKRYLVVVALFTLGNSSNLFLLLRARELGVPEAQVPLLWAAVSLVAALFSTPLAALSDRWGRVRLLVAGYLAYGIFYLALGTLVQGGPVLFALFAFYGLFMAATEGVEKALVADLAPAGRRGTAFGWFNLTAGVMLLPASVIFGWLYQSLSPLAAFAFSGACALASASLLVAWAAATVEVEYTKVYAGKEERIKEAYTIYAGPVTTDPAGTPTQRGAFFSKAKVNKVDPEFADRLYFVNNFLPKAGKGTRAVWNNPVGGALEWNYYPVNFIIDTKGEIRWALNAQPIYDINSIYRAGVMMGFKQGADGALTWGYGQRYVKYDIMGKEIFNRQLPAAYNDFSHSLDLSPNGNYFLRVGSANYKRSDGKNVRTVRDVIAEIEPATGRVVDDWRLYEILDPYRDVNLKVLDQGAVCLNIDANLASHTMTADDLAKQDKDDKFGDIVGVGPGRNWAHVNSVDHDAEDDSIIISSRHQSAMIKIGRDKKVKWIVGSPEAWKGELATKVLTPVDAKGQKIKCENSKCEGDFDWTWTQHTAFKIDSMSKGDTLYLSAFDNGDSRGMEQPALPSMKYSRAVVYKIDQKKMTVEQVWEYGKERGNAWYSPVTSLTEYQADKNSVFVYSAVAGADFDISTGAFKTDPNPYIDEFKWGAKEPSVEIQLMDTTGYQAMPFSVEKALGK from the coding sequence GTGATCCGGAGTCCGACCGACAGGCGCCCGGGACTGCGCGGCCTGCCGGGCACGGTCTGGCTGATCGGTCTGATCAGCCTGGTGAACGACAGCGCGAGCGAGCTGCTCTATCCGCTCCTGCCCCTGTACCTGTCGTCGGTGCTGATGGCCGGACCGCGGGCGCTCGGGGTCATCGAGGGCGTCGCCGAGGCGACCGCCAGCCTGCTGAAGCTCTTCTCTGGCGTGATGGTGGACCGCACGCGCCGGGCGAAGCCCTGGGTCGTGTCCGGCTACGGGCTGGCCGGGCTGACGCGGCCACTCATTGCCTTCGTCGCGAGCTGGCCGTGGCTGCTCGTCCTGCGCTTCGCCGACCGCGTCGGCAAGGGTCTGCGCAGCTCCCCGCGCGACGCCCTGCTGGCGGCGAGCGTTGGGCCCGGGCAGCGCGGGCTCGCTTTCGGTCTGCACCGGGCGATGGACAATGCGGGGGCGGTGATCGGCCCGCTCCTGGCCGCGCTGCTGCTGGCGGCCGAGATGCCGTTGCGGGACATCTTCCTCTGGTCGGCCCTGCCGGGGGCGGTCTGCCTGGCGCTGGCGCTTGCCCTCCGCGAGCCACGACACGAGGCCGCTCCCGCGCCCGTGCGCTTCGACTGGCGCCTGGAGGACATGCCGGCGGCGTTCAAGCGCTACCTGGTGGTGGTCGCGCTGTTCACCCTCGGCAACTCCTCCAACCTGTTTCTGCTCCTGCGGGCGCGGGAGCTGGGGGTGCCGGAGGCCCAGGTGCCGCTCCTGTGGGCCGCGGTGTCGCTGGTCGCCGCGCTGTTCTCGACGCCGCTGGCCGCGCTGTCGGACCGTTGGGGGCGCGTGCGCCTCCTGGTGGCAGGCTACCTGGCCTACGGCATCTTCTACCTTGCCCTCGGCACCCTGGTACAGGGTGGCCCGGTGCTGTTCGCGCTGTTCGCGTTCTATGGGCTGTTCATGGCCGCGACCGAGGGGGTGGAGAAGGCGCTGGTGGCCGACCTGGCGCCGGCGGGGCGACGGGGCACCGCCTTCGGCTGGTTCAACCTGACTGCCGGCGTGATGCTGCTGCCCGCCTCGGTGATCTTCGGCTGGCTCTACCAGTCACTCTCGCCGCTCGCCGCCTTCGCCTTCTCCGGCGCCTGCGCTCTCGCCTCCGCATCGCTGCTGGTGGCCTGGGCCGCAGCCACCGTCGAGGTCGAGTACACGAAGGTCTATGCCGGCAAGGAGGAGCGCATCAAGGAGGCCTACACGATCTACGCCGGGCCGGTGACCACCGACCCCGCGGGTACGCCGACCCAGCGCGGGGCTTTCTTCTCGAAGGCCAAGGTCAACAAGGTCGATCCCGAGTTCGCCGACCGCTTGTACTTCGTCAACAACTTCTTGCCCAAGGCCGGCAAGGGCACGCGCGCGGTCTGGAACAACCCCGTCGGCGGCGCGCTGGAGTGGAACTACTACCCGGTCAACTTCATCATCGACACGAAGGGCGAGATCCGCTGGGCGTTGAACGCGCAGCCCATCTACGACATCAACAGCATCTACAGGGCCGGCGTGATGATGGGCTTCAAGCAGGGCGCTGACGGCGCGCTGACCTGGGGCTACGGACAGCGCTACGTCAAGTACGACATCATGGGCAAGGAGATCTTCAACCGCCAGCTGCCCGCGGCCTACAACGACTTCTCGCACTCGCTGGACCTCTCGCCCAACGGCAACTACTTCCTGCGCGTGGGCAGCGCCAACTACAAGCGCTCCGACGGCAAGAACGTGCGCACCGTGCGTGACGTGATCGCCGAGATCGAACCCGCCACCGGCAGGGTGGTCGACGACTGGCGCCTGTACGAGATCCTTGACCCCTACCGCGACGTCAACCTCAAGGTGCTGGACCAGGGCGCGGTGTGCCTGAACATCGACGCCAACCTGGCCTCGCACACGATGACGGCCGACGACTTGGCCAAGCAGGACAAGGACGACAAGTTCGGTGACATCGTCGGCGTCGGTCCGGGCCGCAACTGGGCGCACGTCAACAGCGTCGACCACGACGCCGAGGACGACTCGATCATCATCAGCTCGCGTCACCAGTCGGCGATGATCAAGATCGGCCGCGACAAGAAGGTCAAGTGGATCGTCGGCAGCCCCGAGGCCTGGAAGGGCGAGCTGGCCACCAAGGTGCTGACGCCGGTGGACGCCAAGGGTCAGAAGATCAAGTGCGAGAACAGCAAGTGCGAAGGCGACTTCGACTGGACCTGGACCCAGCACACCGCGTTCAAGATCGACAGCATGTCCAAGGGGGACACCCTGTACCTGAGCGCCTTCGACAACGGCGACAGCCGCGGCATGGAGCAGCCGGCGCTGCCGAGCATGAAGTACTCGCGCGCGGTGGTCTACAAGATCGACCAGAAGAAGATGACCGTCGAGCAGGTCTGGGAATACGGGAAGGAGCGTGGCAACGCCTGGTACAGCCCGGTGACCTCGCTTACCGAGTACCAGGCCGACAAGAACTCGGTGTTCGTCTACTCGGCCGTCGCGGGTGCCGACTTCGACATCAGCACTGGCGCCTTCAAGACCGACCCGAACCCGTACATCGACGAGTTCAAGTGGGGCGCCAAGGAGCCTTCGGTGGAGATCCAACTGATGGACACCACCGGCTACCAGGCGATGCCCTTCAGCGTAGAGAAGGCGCTCGGGAAGTGA
- a CDS encoding cation:proton antiporter, which produces MTDVWLLAALWLGLALTATLISIRLRIATALSEIVVGIVAQLAIGALVGSAALGADESWIKFLSGTGAIVLTFLAGAELDPVVFRARWREASAVGLVSFAAPFLGCAATAYYLLDWGAQASWLAGVALSTTSVAVVYAVMLEFGLNQTDYGKTVLAACFVTDLGTVVALGLLFAPFTYRTLVFVAASVVAFTVLPWLTPRFFRRYGGRPSELEAKFLLLVLFGLGGLAAWADSEAVLPAYLTGMVLAGTVGKDHALIRRLRTLTFGLLTPFYFIRAGSFVSLAALAAAPVAFLVLLGSKIATKMLGVYPVARRYGSPRRESMYTTLLMSTGLTFGSIAALFGLSHAIIDQTQYSLLILAVIGSAVVPTLIANAFFLPHHLLPATPEEAERGSGAPGTPVQEVQ; this is translated from the coding sequence GTGACGGACGTTTGGCTACTCGCGGCGCTGTGGCTCGGCCTCGCGCTCACAGCTACCCTCATCTCCATCCGGCTGCGCATCGCCACCGCGCTCTCCGAGATCGTGGTCGGGATCGTGGCCCAGCTCGCCATCGGCGCCCTGGTCGGCAGCGCCGCGTTGGGTGCCGACGAGTCCTGGATCAAGTTCCTGTCCGGGACCGGTGCGATCGTGCTCACCTTCCTCGCCGGCGCGGAGCTCGACCCCGTCGTCTTCCGCGCCCGCTGGCGCGAGGCCAGCGCCGTGGGGCTGGTCAGCTTCGCCGCCCCGTTCCTCGGCTGTGCCGCCACCGCCTATTACCTGCTCGACTGGGGCGCCCAGGCGAGCTGGCTCGCGGGGGTCGCGCTCTCGACCACCTCGGTGGCGGTGGTGTACGCGGTGATGCTCGAGTTCGGGTTGAACCAGACCGACTACGGCAAGACCGTGCTCGCGGCCTGCTTTGTCACCGACCTCGGGACCGTCGTGGCGCTCGGGCTCCTGTTCGCGCCCTTCACCTACCGGACCCTGGTGTTCGTCGCCGCGAGCGTCGTCGCCTTCACCGTGCTGCCCTGGCTGACGCCCCGGTTCTTCCGCCGCTACGGCGGGCGGCCCTCGGAGCTCGAGGCCAAGTTCCTGCTGCTGGTCCTGTTCGGGCTGGGCGGGCTCGCCGCCTGGGCCGACAGTGAGGCGGTGCTGCCCGCCTACCTGACCGGCATGGTGCTGGCCGGGACCGTCGGCAAGGATCACGCTCTCATCCGGCGCCTGCGCACCCTGACCTTCGGCCTGCTGACCCCGTTCTACTTCATCCGCGCGGGGTCGTTCGTGTCGCTCGCGGCGCTGGCCGCCGCGCCGGTCGCCTTCCTGGTCCTGCTCGGCTCGAAGATCGCGACCAAGATGCTGGGCGTCTACCCGGTCGCGCGCCGCTACGGATCGCCGCGCCGGGAGTCGATGTACACCACCCTCCTGATGTCCACCGGACTCACCTTCGGCAGCATCGCGGCGCTCTTCGGCCTCTCGCACGCTATCATCGACCAGACCCAGTACTCGCTGCTCATCCTGGCGGTCATCGGCAGCGCCGTGGTGCCAACGCTCATCGCCAACGCCTTCTTCCTGCCCCACCACCTGCTGCCGGCGACGCCCGAAGAGGCCGAGCGCGGCAGTGGCGCTCCCGGCACACCCGTCCAGGAGGTGCAGTGA
- a CDS encoding molecular chaperone TorD family protein gives MTVRIRAFLASHALALQAQFREPADHIAVPLAYMAYVAEKQAAGRDIPALAREQAEFLRAALFDWLDRFVHRCQQARPKFDVYPALGALLLGFVRADLSFLDDVAGSG, from the coding sequence ATGACGGTGCGCATCCGCGCGTTCCTCGCCAGCCACGCGCTGGCGCTCCAGGCGCAGTTCCGCGAGCCAGCCGACCACATCGCTGTGCCGCTGGCGTATATGGCCTATGTTGCGGAGAAGCAGGCCGCCGGTCGCGATATCCCGGCGCTGGCGCGAGAGCAGGCCGAATTCCTGCGTGCCGCCCTCTTCGATTGGCTAGACCGCTTCGTCCATCGCTGCCAGCAGGCACGACCGAAGTTTGATGTCTACCCCGCCCTCGGCGCCCTGCTGCTCGGCTTCGTCCGCGCGGATCTGTCCTTTCTCGACGATGTCGCAGGGAGCGGCTAG
- a CDS encoding thermonuclease family protein, whose product MSLLFLSLAVPPSVSADLLEGRVVRIADGDTLTVLDADQVQHRVRLAGIDAPEKAQPFSERSKQNLARLVAGKAVEVRWHTWDRYGQVVDQLGRQ is encoded by the coding sequence ATGAGCCTCCTCTTCCTGTCCCTGGCCGTCCCCCCCTCGGTCTCCGCCGATCTCCTCGAAGGCCGCGTCGTCCGCATCGCCGACGGCGACACCCTGACCGTGCTCGACGCCGACCAGGTCCAGCACCGCGTCCGCCTCGCCGGTATCGACGCCCCGGAGAAGGCTCAGCCCTTCAGCGAGCGCTCGAAGCAGAACCTCGCTCGCCTCGTCGCCGGCAAGGCGGTCGAGGTCCGCTGGCACACGTGGGACCGCTACGGCCAGGTGGTCGACCAGTTGGGGCGGCAGTGA
- the eno gene encoding phosphopyruvate hydratase, whose translation MRIQSVRALEVLDSRGTPTLRVTVALDNGVSGTSSVPSGASTGENEAVELRDGDARRYAGKGVLRAIANVNERLGPAVTGMDPRQQARIDRAMIALDATPTKARLGANAILGVSQAVARAAASACGLPLYAYLGGTGAVRLPVPMVNVLNGGKHADSSLDLQEFMLVPRGAPSFSEAMRYAVETFNALKAILKGKGYATSVGDEGGFAPQVKSNEEACELLVQAIRQAGFEPGGEVAVAIDAAASSFYEDGRYRLTRSGQGDKTSAEMTALYREWLDRYPIVSIEDGLAENDWEGFRDHTAALGDRVQIVGDDILVTNTRFITRAIEEKTCNAVLIKLNQIGTVTETIEAIELCRKAGWGYVISHRSGETEDPFMADFAVAMGGGQIKTGSVCRSERMAKYNRLLEIEAELGEAARFGL comes from the coding sequence ATGCGTATCCAGTCCGTGCGAGCCCTTGAGGTCCTCGATTCCCGCGGCACTCCGACCCTGCGGGTCACCGTCGCGCTCGACAACGGGGTCAGCGGGACCTCGTCAGTGCCCTCCGGGGCCTCCACCGGCGAGAACGAGGCCGTCGAGCTGCGCGACGGGGACGCGCGGCGCTACGCCGGCAAGGGCGTCCTGCGGGCCATCGCGAACGTCAACGAGCGGCTCGGCCCGGCGGTCACGGGCATGGACCCGCGCCAGCAGGCCCGCATCGATCGGGCGATGATCGCGCTCGACGCCACCCCCACCAAGGCCCGCCTGGGGGCGAACGCGATCCTCGGTGTGTCCCAGGCCGTGGCCCGGGCTGCGGCCAGCGCCTGTGGCCTGCCGCTCTACGCCTACCTCGGGGGCACCGGCGCCGTCCGTCTGCCCGTGCCGATGGTGAACGTGTTGAACGGTGGCAAGCACGCCGATAGCAGCCTGGATCTTCAGGAATTCATGCTGGTTCCGCGGGGCGCGCCGAGCTTCTCGGAGGCGATGCGCTACGCGGTCGAGACCTTCAACGCGCTCAAGGCCATCCTGAAGGGCAAGGGCTACGCCACCAGCGTCGGCGACGAAGGCGGCTTCGCGCCGCAGGTCAAGAGCAACGAGGAGGCGTGCGAGCTGCTGGTGCAGGCGATCCGGCAGGCAGGCTTCGAGCCGGGGGGCGAGGTGGCGGTCGCGATCGACGCCGCGGCGAGCTCGTTCTATGAGGACGGCCGCTATCGGCTCACCCGCAGCGGGCAGGGCGACAAGACCAGCGCCGAGATGACCGCGCTCTACCGGGAGTGGCTCGACCGCTATCCGATCGTGTCCATCGAGGACGGGCTGGCGGAAAACGACTGGGAGGGCTTTCGCGACCACACCGCGGCGCTTGGCGACCGGGTCCAGATCGTCGGCGACGACATCCTGGTCACCAACACGCGCTTCATCACCCGGGCCATCGAGGAGAAGACCTGCAATGCCGTGCTGATCAAGCTCAACCAGATCGGTACCGTCACCGAGACCATCGAGGCGATCGAGCTCTGCCGCAAGGCCGGCTGGGGCTACGTGATCTCGCACCGCTCCGGCGAGACCGAGGACCCGTTCATGGCCGATTTCGCGGTGGCCATGGGCGGTGGGCAGATCAAGACCGGCTCGGTGTGCCGCAGCGAGCGCATGGCCAAGTACAACCGGCTGCTCGAGATCGAGGCCGAGCTCGGCGAGGCCGCGCGCTTCGGGCTCTGA
- a CDS encoding putative addiction module antidote protein, whose product MSKTYRGAVSHHDREVAELRADRELAVAYLKAALASLDDPEDRAAGLLALRTVAEAYGGLGAIAADAGISRESLYRALSPKGNPTLKTLLAVLKAVGLKLSVEADRHVIA is encoded by the coding sequence ATGAGCAAGACCTACCGCGGGGCAGTCTCGCACCACGACCGCGAGGTGGCGGAGCTGCGCGCCGATCGTGAACTTGCGGTGGCGTACCTCAAAGCGGCCCTGGCGTCTCTGGACGATCCGGAGGATCGGGCCGCGGGGCTGCTGGCGCTGCGCACGGTCGCGGAGGCCTACGGCGGTCTGGGCGCCATCGCCGCCGATGCGGGGATCAGCCGGGAGTCGCTCTACCGCGCCCTGTCGCCGAAGGGCAATCCCACGCTGAAGACCCTGCTGGCGGTGCTGAAAGCCGTGGGGCTCAAGCTCTCGGTGGAGGCGGACCGGCACGTCATCGCCTGA